A genome region from Magnolia sinica isolate HGM2019 chromosome 8, MsV1, whole genome shotgun sequence includes the following:
- the LOC131254142 gene encoding uncharacterized protein LOC131254142, giving the protein MQGIRDKPFLSSVDKNPPETFAKFMTRSDKHTDAEETRNLCEAAQNTKISAKKEVDSAGGKKRKDDRTRDECKSGKRPDRRFCTYTVLNKPQEQVLMEIKSERFVSWLNKLRSKPNRRNKDKYCHYHRDHGHNTSDCYHLKEEIERLIRECRLREHVERTGTAEERPGDNRPTKEIRTIVGGPRGGDDSNNARKNHARSISRPESEILIIVQPSKENKREKYCISFTDEDARGIHNPHDDALIITLTIANRRVFRILINIGSSADMLFTQAFNKIGAE; this is encoded by the coding sequence ATGCAAGGTATTAGGGATAAGCCGTTTCTGTCATCCGTGGACAAGAATCCGCCTGAGACGTTTGCTAAATTCATGACTCGATCAGATAAACACACAGACGCCGAGGAAACACGAAATTTGTGTGAGGCCGCCCAGAACACAAAAATCtcagccaaaaaggaagttgactcggctGGAGGTAAGAAACGCAAGGACGACCGAACACGCGATGAATGCAAGTCGGGCAAGCGACCCGACCGAAGGTTTTGTACATACACCGTGCTTAATAAACCTCAAGAGCAGGTGCTGATGGAAATCAAGAGTGAAAGATTTGTCAGTTGGCTGAATAAGCTTAGGAGTAAACCGAACCGACGGAATAAAGATAAATATTGTCATTACCATCGCGATCATGGCCACAATACGAGTGATTGTTATCacttaaaggaagagatcgaaaggcttatccgaGAATGTCGGCTCAGAGAACACGTCGAAAGAACCGGGACAGCGGAAGAACGCCCGGGTGACAACCGACCCACGAAGGAAATCCGGACTATTGTTGGTGGTCCCCGAGGCGGAgacgactcaaacaatgctcgaaaaaaTCACGCCAGAAGCATCAGTCGACCTGAGTCCGAGATCCTGATCATAGTCCAACCTTcgaaagaaaataagagagaaaaatattgtaTCTCGTTCACCGATGAGGACGCTCGAGGCATTCACAATCCCCATGATGATGCTTTAATCATTACTCTCACCATCGCGAACCGAAGGGTGTTCCGCATACTCATCAACATAGGATCGTCCGCTGACATGTTGTTCACTCAGGCGTTCAATAAAATAGGTGCTGAATGA